Proteins from a single region of Corylus avellana chromosome ca11, CavTom2PMs-1.0:
- the LOC132166641 gene encoding BTB/POZ domain and ankyrin repeat-containing protein NPR1 — MDNRFGFSDSNELSNSSSICSVATNAETLSSEPSPAPDISALRRLSENLESIFVSPGSDHFADAKIVLSSTTTNGREVPIHRCILAARSPFFKSLFSGSSPAAKCGEFELKELARDYEVGFDALEAVLAYLYSGKVKPLPKDVCVCVDEDCPHEACRPAVDFMVEVLYASFTFQISELIALYQRQLLGILEKVAIDDILVVLSVANMCGKACERLLAGCIEIIVKSDVDIVTLDKALPQHIVKQIMDSRKELGLYTLESNSFPDKHVKRIHRALDSDDVELVRMLLKEGHTNLDDAFALHYAVAYCDAKTTTELLDFALADVNHRNLRGYTVLHVAAMRKEPKIIVSLLTKGARPTDLTSDGRKAIQISKRLTKAMDYYKSTEQGKASPKDRLCIEILEQAERRDPLLGEASHSLAMAGDDLRMKLLYLENRVGLAKLLFPMEAKVAMDIAQVDGTSEFPLGMKSKSNAQRTTVDLNEAPFRIQEEHLHRMRALSKTVELGKRFFPRCSEVLNKIMDADDISQLAYLGNDSAEERHLKKQRYMELQEVLNKAFNEDKQEFGRCAMSSSASSTSRGMVKPNGKHTINK, encoded by the exons ATGGATAATAGATTCGGTTTCTCGGATTCGAACGAACTCAGCAATAGCAGCAGCATATGCTCCGTGGCGACTAACGCCGAAACCCTCTCCTCCGAGCCATCACCGGCTCCGGATATCTCTGCCCTTCGCCGACTCTCTGAGAATCTCGAATCGATCTTCGTCTCGCCCGGCTCGGACCACTTCGCCGACGCCAAGATCGTCCTCAGTAGTACTACTACTAATGGCCGCGAAGTCCCAATACACCGTTGCATTCTCGCGGCGAGGAGTCCTTTCTTCAAGAGCTTGTTCTCCGGTTCCTCTCCGGCGGCGAAATGCGGCGAGTTCGAACTTAAGGAGCTAGCGAGAGATTACGAGGTCGGGTTCGATGCGCTAGAGGCGGTCTTGGCTTATCTGTACAGTGGCAAGGTGAAGCCTCTGCCTAAAGATGTATGCGTTTGCGTTGACGAAGATTGCCCCCACGAGGCATGCAGGCCCGCCGTGGATTTCATGGTCGAGGTGCTCTATGCCTCGTTCACATTCCAGATTTCTGAGCTGATAGCTCTTTATCAG AGGCAACTACTAGGCATTCTTGAAAAGGTTGCAATAGATGACATTTTGGTGGTTCTATCTGTTGCAAACATGTGTGGTAAAGCATGTGAAAGATTGCTGGCAGGGTGTATTGAGATTATTGTCAAATCTGATGTTGACATTGTTACTCTTGATAAAGCCCTTCCCCAACATATTGTCAAACAAATCATGGATTCACGAAAGGAACTTGGCTTGTACACGCTTGAAAGCAATAGTTTTCCAGATAAACATGTAAAGAGAATACATAGGGCCCTGGACTCGGATGACGTTGAATTAGTCAGAATGCTACTAAAAGAGGGTCATACTAATCTAGATGATGCATTTGCTCTCCACTATGCGGTGGCATACTGTGATGCAAAGACCACAACCGAGCTTCTTGATTTTGCTCTTGCTGATGTTAACCATAGGAATTTGAGGGGCTACACCGTGTTGCATGTTGCTGCGATGAGGAAAGAACCTAAGATCATAGTATCCCTCCTAACAAAGGGAGCCAGACCAACGGATCTTACATCGGATGGTAGAAAAGCAATTCAGATCTCAAAGCGGCTCACGAAGGCCATGGACTATTATAAGTCCACTGAGCAAGGAAAAGCTTCTCCCAAGGATCGGTTATGTATAGAGATATTGGAGCAAGCAGAAAGAAGAGATCCATTGCTAGGAGAGGCTTCTCATTCTCTTGCTATGGCTGGCGATGATCTCCGTATGAAATTGTTGTACCTTGAAAATAGAG TTGGACTGGCAAAACTTCTATTCCCCATGGAAGCAAAAGTTGCAATGGATATTGCCCAAGTTGATGGCACTTCTGAGTTTCCATTGGGCATGAAGTCTAAGAGTAACGCCCAGAGAACAACTGTTGACTTAAATGAGGCGCCTTTCAGAATCCAAGAGGAGCATCTGCATAGGATGAGAGCACTCTCTAAAACTG TGGAGCTTGGAAAACGCTTCTTCCCTCGTTGCTCAGAAGTCCTTAATAAGATAATGGATGCTGACGATATATCACAACTGGCATACTTGGGGAATGACAGTGCAGAGGAGAGACACTTGAAGAAACAAAGGTATATGGAACTCCAAGAAGTTCTAAATAAGGCGTTCAATGAAGATAAGCAGGAGTTTGGTAGGTGTGCTATGTCATCCTCGGCATCTTCCACATCCAGAGGGATGGTGAAGCCTAATGGTAAGCACACCATCAACAAATAA
- the LOC132166788 gene encoding uncharacterized protein LOC132166788 isoform X2 encodes MAESKPDPTTQSLSDKEVKAPNLFERAKEEIEAILHSEKSPHHHKETHGKRNDIDENTPLDDVRAPNVFERAKEEFEALVEAIHPKKESPNHERRDETTKTQSKQSEADSLSENNVKEPNFIDRTKKKIEAITHHHHKETHGNIDEKTPIYDVKAPNVFERAKEEIEAVIESVHPKKERGDSVSSPHKEGGFGFSIGRTLEKVCSRQDSVRD; translated from the exons ATGGCCGAATCCAAACCCGACCCAACAACACAATCTCTCTcag ATAAAGAAGTAAAAGCACCGAATTTGTTTGAAAGAGCAAAGGAAGAGATTGAAGCAATTTTGCACTCTGAGAAATCTCCTCATCACCACAAGGAAACTCATGGCAAGCGAAATGACATAGATGAGAACACCCCATTAGACGATGTTAGAGCTCCAAATGTGTTTGAGAGAGCAAAAGAGGAGTTTGAGGCTCTCGTTGAAGCCATCCATCCCAAGAAAGAGTCTCCAAACCATGAAAGAAG GGATGAAACTACAAAGACACAGTCCAAGCAGAGTGAAGCAGATTCTCTATCAG AGAACAACGTTAAGGAGCCCAATTTTATTGACAGAACTAAGAAAAAGATTGAAGCAATTACACACCATCATCATAAAGAAACTCATGGAAATATTGATGAGAAAACCCCAATATATGATGTGAAAGCTCCaaatgtttttgaaagagcaaaagaagaaattgaagCTGTTATTGAATCAGTTCatccaaagaaagaaagaggagattCTGTTTCGTCACCACATAAAGAAGGTGGATTCGGGTTCTCTATTGGAAGAACATTGGAAAAAGTTTGCTCTCGTCAGGATAGTGTGAGAGATTAA
- the LOC132166788 gene encoding uncharacterized protein LOC132166788 isoform X1, with translation MAESKPDPTTQSLSADKEVKAPNLFERAKEEIEAILHSEKSPHHHKETHGKRNDIDENTPLDDVRAPNVFERAKEEFEALVEAIHPKKESPNHERRDETTKTQSKQSEADSLSENNVKEPNFIDRTKKKIEAITHHHHKETHGNIDEKTPIYDVKAPNVFERAKEEIEAVIESVHPKKERGDSVSSPHKEGGFGFSIGRTLEKVCSRQDSVRD, from the exons ATGGCCGAATCCAAACCCGACCCAACAACACAATCTCTCTcag CAGATAAAGAAGTAAAAGCACCGAATTTGTTTGAAAGAGCAAAGGAAGAGATTGAAGCAATTTTGCACTCTGAGAAATCTCCTCATCACCACAAGGAAACTCATGGCAAGCGAAATGACATAGATGAGAACACCCCATTAGACGATGTTAGAGCTCCAAATGTGTTTGAGAGAGCAAAAGAGGAGTTTGAGGCTCTCGTTGAAGCCATCCATCCCAAGAAAGAGTCTCCAAACCATGAAAGAAG GGATGAAACTACAAAGACACAGTCCAAGCAGAGTGAAGCAGATTCTCTATCAG AGAACAACGTTAAGGAGCCCAATTTTATTGACAGAACTAAGAAAAAGATTGAAGCAATTACACACCATCATCATAAAGAAACTCATGGAAATATTGATGAGAAAACCCCAATATATGATGTGAAAGCTCCaaatgtttttgaaagagcaaaagaagaaattgaagCTGTTATTGAATCAGTTCatccaaagaaagaaagaggagattCTGTTTCGTCACCACATAAAGAAGGTGGATTCGGGTTCTCTATTGGAAGAACATTGGAAAAAGTTTGCTCTCGTCAGGATAGTGTGAGAGATTAA
- the LOC132165624 gene encoding IQ domain-containing protein IQM1 isoform X1 yields the protein MIPLWSNMDFLIILSRGWVGFPQIEFLGAFKSMGLAYNIGLSPKGRGVALRTDSFKKTDSEKTMSLANGCNKMTTNNNINCLSHCKPENVVLERSLSFKNLVQGRENSGSDTFSFENGLKHKPIPTLFLPEPTIFFSPRPVSELDAAAVKVQKVYKSYRTRRNLADCAVVVEELWWKAFDSLALKQSSVSFFNVEKPETAVSRWARARTRAARVGKGLSKDEKAQKLALQHWLEAVSPHIPFFDAFTPLDCSCKDFLLAYTYTIFFFFFLQIDPRHRYGHDLHLYYDIWFKSESVQPFFYWLDVGDGKEINLEKCLRNVLQRQCIEYLGPKEREAYEVIVENGKLLYRTNGEPLETIEGSKWIFVLSTTRSLYVGQKKKGSFQHSSFLAGGATTAAGRLVAHQGLLEAIWPYSGHYHPTEENFREFVSFLQEHHVDLTNVKRYAIDDDSLSFKVTDEPKSESIMGRSRSTESDFENTIDVDGKAEEQATITTAHQEENKSANDANADARVFPVGKPLSCKWSTGAGPRIGCVRDYPAALQSRALEQVNLSPKVPSGSVGNYGPIPSPRPSPKVRVSPRLSFMGHPSPRTTITASS from the exons atgaTTCCTCTGTGGTCTAATATGGATTTCTTAATCATTTTGAGCAGGGGCTGGGTTGGCTTCCCACAAATTGAGTTTCTTGGTGCTTTCAAATCAATGGGTTTGGCGTACAACATCGGTTTATCTCCGAAAGGGAGAGGTGTGGCATTGAGAACAGACAGCTTTAAGAAAACAGATTCAGAAAAAACCATGTCCCTCGCAAATGGGTGTAATAAGATGACCACCAACAACAACATAAACTGCTTGAGCCATTGCAAACCCGAAAATGTTGTGCTTGAAAGGAGTTTGTCATTCAAGAATCTTGTTCAAGGCAGGGAGAACTCGGGTTCGGATACTTTCAGCTTCGAAAACGGGTTGAAACATAAGCCAATTCCCACACTCTTTCTACCCGaaccaacaatatttttttctcccaGACCCGTTAGTGAGCTTGATGCTGCCGCGGTTAAGGTCCAAAAAGTCTACAAGAGTTACCGAACTCGAAGAAACCTTGCAGATTGTGCAGTAGTGGTGGAGGAGCTTTG GTGGAAGGCATTTGACTCTCTAGCTCTCAAACAGAGTTCTGTGTCATTCTTCAATGTTGAGAAACCAGAAACTGCTGTCTCAAGGTGGGCGAGGGCAAGGACTAGAGCAGCCAGG GTGGGAAAGGGCTTGTCCAAGGATGAGAAGGCTCAAAAACTAGCCCTCCAACACTGGCTTGAAGCTGTGAGTCCTCATATTCCCTTTTTTGATGCTTTTACCCCCTTAGATTGTAGCTGTAAAGATTTTCTACTTGCCTATACTTATacgatttttttctttttctttctacaGATTGATCCACGCCATCGGTACGGGCACGATCTACACTTATACTATGATATCTGGTTTAAGAGCGAGAGCGTTCAACCTTTCTTCTATTG GTTGGATGTAGGAGATGGCAAGGAAATAAATCTCGAGAAGTGCCTGAGGAACGTTCTACAACGCCAATGCATCGAATATCTCGGACCT AAAGAAAGGGAAGCATATGAGGTGATAGTTGAAAATGGAAAGCTTTTGTATCGGACAAATGGAGAGCCCTTGGAAACCATAGAAGGCTCTAAGTGGATATTCGTCCTCAGCACAACCAGATCTTTGTATGTGGGTCAGAAGAAGAAAGGCTCGTTTCAACATTCCAGCTTTCTAGCCGGGGGTGCCACAACTGCAGCCGGAAGATTAGTTGCCCATCAGGGCCTTCTTGAGGCCATTTGGCCGTACAGTGGTCATTATCACCCTACAGAGGAGAACTTCAGGGAATTCGTTAGCTTCCTTCAAGAGCACCATGTGGATCTTACCAATGTTAAG AGGTATGCAATTGATGATGACAGCCTTTCATTTAAGGTCACTGATGAACCAAAATCAGAATCGATTATGGGTCGTTCTAGATCTACAGAATCAGACTTTGAAAATACAATTGATGTAGATGGCAAAGCGGAGGAGCAGGCTACGATCACGACCGCTCatcaagaagaaaataagagtGCTAATGATGCCAATGCGGATGCACGGGTCTTTCCCGTGGGCAAGCCCTTATCTTGCAAGTGGAGCACAGGCGCTGGGCCCCGCATTGGGTGCGTCCGGGACTACCCTGCTGCGCTACAATCGAGAGCACTGGAACAAGTCAACCTATCGCCTAAGGTGCCTTCTGGGTCTGTCGGTAACTACGGCCCAATTCCTTCTCCACGGCCCAGTCCGAAGGTCCGGGTCTCCCCTAGACTTTCATTCATGGGACACCCTAGTCCGAGGACCACAATTACTGCATCTAGTTAA
- the LOC132165624 gene encoding IQ domain-containing protein IQM1 isoform X3, protein MIPLWSNMDFLIILSRGWVGFPQIEFLGAFKSMGLAYNIGLSPKGRGVALRTDSFKKTDSEKTMSLANGCNKMTTNNNINCLSHCKPENVVLERSLSFKNLVQGRENSGSDTFSFENGLKHKPIPTLFLPEPTIFFSPRPVSELDAAAVKVQKVYKSYRTRRNLADCAVVVEELWWKAFDSLALKQSSVSFFNVEKPETAVSRWARARTRAARVGKGLSKDEKAQKLALQHWLEAIDPRHRYGHDLHLYYDIWFKSESVQPFFYWLDVGDGKEINLEKCLRNVLQRQCIEYLGPKEREAYEVIVENGKLLYRTNGEPLETIEGSKWIFVLSTTRSLYVGQKKKGSFQHSSFLAGGATTAAGRLVAHQGLLEAIWPYSGHYHPTEENFREFVSFLQEHHVDLTNVKRYAIDDDSLSFKVTDEPKSESIMGRSRSTESDFENTIDVDGKAEEQATITTAHQEENKSANDANADARVFPVGKPLSCKWSTGAGPRIGCVRDYPAALQSRALEQVNLSPKVPSGSVGNYGPIPSPRPSPKVRVSPRLSFMGHPSPRTTITASS, encoded by the exons atgaTTCCTCTGTGGTCTAATATGGATTTCTTAATCATTTTGAGCAGGGGCTGGGTTGGCTTCCCACAAATTGAGTTTCTTGGTGCTTTCAAATCAATGGGTTTGGCGTACAACATCGGTTTATCTCCGAAAGGGAGAGGTGTGGCATTGAGAACAGACAGCTTTAAGAAAACAGATTCAGAAAAAACCATGTCCCTCGCAAATGGGTGTAATAAGATGACCACCAACAACAACATAAACTGCTTGAGCCATTGCAAACCCGAAAATGTTGTGCTTGAAAGGAGTTTGTCATTCAAGAATCTTGTTCAAGGCAGGGAGAACTCGGGTTCGGATACTTTCAGCTTCGAAAACGGGTTGAAACATAAGCCAATTCCCACACTCTTTCTACCCGaaccaacaatatttttttctcccaGACCCGTTAGTGAGCTTGATGCTGCCGCGGTTAAGGTCCAAAAAGTCTACAAGAGTTACCGAACTCGAAGAAACCTTGCAGATTGTGCAGTAGTGGTGGAGGAGCTTTG GTGGAAGGCATTTGACTCTCTAGCTCTCAAACAGAGTTCTGTGTCATTCTTCAATGTTGAGAAACCAGAAACTGCTGTCTCAAGGTGGGCGAGGGCAAGGACTAGAGCAGCCAGG GTGGGAAAGGGCTTGTCCAAGGATGAGAAGGCTCAAAAACTAGCCCTCCAACACTGGCTTGAAGCT ATTGATCCACGCCATCGGTACGGGCACGATCTACACTTATACTATGATATCTGGTTTAAGAGCGAGAGCGTTCAACCTTTCTTCTATTG GTTGGATGTAGGAGATGGCAAGGAAATAAATCTCGAGAAGTGCCTGAGGAACGTTCTACAACGCCAATGCATCGAATATCTCGGACCT AAAGAAAGGGAAGCATATGAGGTGATAGTTGAAAATGGAAAGCTTTTGTATCGGACAAATGGAGAGCCCTTGGAAACCATAGAAGGCTCTAAGTGGATATTCGTCCTCAGCACAACCAGATCTTTGTATGTGGGTCAGAAGAAGAAAGGCTCGTTTCAACATTCCAGCTTTCTAGCCGGGGGTGCCACAACTGCAGCCGGAAGATTAGTTGCCCATCAGGGCCTTCTTGAGGCCATTTGGCCGTACAGTGGTCATTATCACCCTACAGAGGAGAACTTCAGGGAATTCGTTAGCTTCCTTCAAGAGCACCATGTGGATCTTACCAATGTTAAG AGGTATGCAATTGATGATGACAGCCTTTCATTTAAGGTCACTGATGAACCAAAATCAGAATCGATTATGGGTCGTTCTAGATCTACAGAATCAGACTTTGAAAATACAATTGATGTAGATGGCAAAGCGGAGGAGCAGGCTACGATCACGACCGCTCatcaagaagaaaataagagtGCTAATGATGCCAATGCGGATGCACGGGTCTTTCCCGTGGGCAAGCCCTTATCTTGCAAGTGGAGCACAGGCGCTGGGCCCCGCATTGGGTGCGTCCGGGACTACCCTGCTGCGCTACAATCGAGAGCACTGGAACAAGTCAACCTATCGCCTAAGGTGCCTTCTGGGTCTGTCGGTAACTACGGCCCAATTCCTTCTCCACGGCCCAGTCCGAAGGTCCGGGTCTCCCCTAGACTTTCATTCATGGGACACCCTAGTCCGAGGACCACAATTACTGCATCTAGTTAA
- the LOC132165624 gene encoding IQ domain-containing protein IQM1 isoform X2: protein MGLAYNIGLSPKGRGVALRTDSFKKTDSEKTMSLANGCNKMTTNNNINCLSHCKPENVVLERSLSFKNLVQGRENSGSDTFSFENGLKHKPIPTLFLPEPTIFFSPRPVSELDAAAVKVQKVYKSYRTRRNLADCAVVVEELWWKAFDSLALKQSSVSFFNVEKPETAVSRWARARTRAARVGKGLSKDEKAQKLALQHWLEAVSPHIPFFDAFTPLDCSCKDFLLAYTYTIFFFFFLQIDPRHRYGHDLHLYYDIWFKSESVQPFFYWLDVGDGKEINLEKCLRNVLQRQCIEYLGPKEREAYEVIVENGKLLYRTNGEPLETIEGSKWIFVLSTTRSLYVGQKKKGSFQHSSFLAGGATTAAGRLVAHQGLLEAIWPYSGHYHPTEENFREFVSFLQEHHVDLTNVKRYAIDDDSLSFKVTDEPKSESIMGRSRSTESDFENTIDVDGKAEEQATITTAHQEENKSANDANADARVFPVGKPLSCKWSTGAGPRIGCVRDYPAALQSRALEQVNLSPKVPSGSVGNYGPIPSPRPSPKVRVSPRLSFMGHPSPRTTITASS, encoded by the exons ATGGGTTTGGCGTACAACATCGGTTTATCTCCGAAAGGGAGAGGTGTGGCATTGAGAACAGACAGCTTTAAGAAAACAGATTCAGAAAAAACCATGTCCCTCGCAAATGGGTGTAATAAGATGACCACCAACAACAACATAAACTGCTTGAGCCATTGCAAACCCGAAAATGTTGTGCTTGAAAGGAGTTTGTCATTCAAGAATCTTGTTCAAGGCAGGGAGAACTCGGGTTCGGATACTTTCAGCTTCGAAAACGGGTTGAAACATAAGCCAATTCCCACACTCTTTCTACCCGaaccaacaatatttttttctcccaGACCCGTTAGTGAGCTTGATGCTGCCGCGGTTAAGGTCCAAAAAGTCTACAAGAGTTACCGAACTCGAAGAAACCTTGCAGATTGTGCAGTAGTGGTGGAGGAGCTTTG GTGGAAGGCATTTGACTCTCTAGCTCTCAAACAGAGTTCTGTGTCATTCTTCAATGTTGAGAAACCAGAAACTGCTGTCTCAAGGTGGGCGAGGGCAAGGACTAGAGCAGCCAGG GTGGGAAAGGGCTTGTCCAAGGATGAGAAGGCTCAAAAACTAGCCCTCCAACACTGGCTTGAAGCTGTGAGTCCTCATATTCCCTTTTTTGATGCTTTTACCCCCTTAGATTGTAGCTGTAAAGATTTTCTACTTGCCTATACTTATacgatttttttctttttctttctacaGATTGATCCACGCCATCGGTACGGGCACGATCTACACTTATACTATGATATCTGGTTTAAGAGCGAGAGCGTTCAACCTTTCTTCTATTG GTTGGATGTAGGAGATGGCAAGGAAATAAATCTCGAGAAGTGCCTGAGGAACGTTCTACAACGCCAATGCATCGAATATCTCGGACCT AAAGAAAGGGAAGCATATGAGGTGATAGTTGAAAATGGAAAGCTTTTGTATCGGACAAATGGAGAGCCCTTGGAAACCATAGAAGGCTCTAAGTGGATATTCGTCCTCAGCACAACCAGATCTTTGTATGTGGGTCAGAAGAAGAAAGGCTCGTTTCAACATTCCAGCTTTCTAGCCGGGGGTGCCACAACTGCAGCCGGAAGATTAGTTGCCCATCAGGGCCTTCTTGAGGCCATTTGGCCGTACAGTGGTCATTATCACCCTACAGAGGAGAACTTCAGGGAATTCGTTAGCTTCCTTCAAGAGCACCATGTGGATCTTACCAATGTTAAG AGGTATGCAATTGATGATGACAGCCTTTCATTTAAGGTCACTGATGAACCAAAATCAGAATCGATTATGGGTCGTTCTAGATCTACAGAATCAGACTTTGAAAATACAATTGATGTAGATGGCAAAGCGGAGGAGCAGGCTACGATCACGACCGCTCatcaagaagaaaataagagtGCTAATGATGCCAATGCGGATGCACGGGTCTTTCCCGTGGGCAAGCCCTTATCTTGCAAGTGGAGCACAGGCGCTGGGCCCCGCATTGGGTGCGTCCGGGACTACCCTGCTGCGCTACAATCGAGAGCACTGGAACAAGTCAACCTATCGCCTAAGGTGCCTTCTGGGTCTGTCGGTAACTACGGCCCAATTCCTTCTCCACGGCCCAGTCCGAAGGTCCGGGTCTCCCCTAGACTTTCATTCATGGGACACCCTAGTCCGAGGACCACAATTACTGCATCTAGTTAA
- the LOC132166503 gene encoding polygalacturonase-like — MKKRRCAFLVAVLQIMTCLSVTSRPLGSHDAALSQGQIPHFPQAACDSKQGLGCIEGEVSRLGSSPPSCRHKCEGCIPCYPIQTPATTDHIGVQYANYVPEGWKCKCGTSFFNP, encoded by the exons atgaagaaaagaagGTGTGCTTTCCTGGTGGCTGTTCTGCAGATAATGACCTGTCTTTCAGTAACAAGCAGGCCCTTGGGCTCACATGATGCTGCTCTTTCACAAG GCCAAATTCCACATTTCCCTCAAGCTGCCTGTGACTCAAaacag GGGCTTGGATGCATTGAAGGAGAAGTCAGTAGGCTGGGGTCAAGCCCACCAAGCTGTCGGCACAAATGTGAAGGCTGCATTCCTTGTTATCCCATTCAAACACCCGCAACCACTGATCATATAGGAGTTCAATATGCCAATTACGTGCCTGAAGGGTGGAAATGCAAGTGTGGCACTTCTTTCTTTAATCCTTGA
- the LOC132165613 gene encoding casein kinase 1-like protein 1, protein MEHRVGNRFRLGRKIGSGSFGEIYLGTNIQTNEDVAIKLENVKTKHPQLLYESKLYRLLQGGTGIPNVRWFGVEGDYNVLVMDLLGPSLEDLFNFCSRKLSLKTVLMLADQMINRVEFVHSKSFLHRDIKPDNFLMGLGRRANQVYVIDFGLAKKYRDSSTHQHIPYRENKNLTGTARYASMNTHLGIEQSRRDDLESLGYVLMYFLRGSLPWQGLKAGTKKQKYDKISEKKVSTSIEALCRGYPTEFASYFHYCRSLRFDDKPDYAYLKRIFRDLFIREGFQFDYVFDWTILKYQQSQLATPPSRTIAPGAGTSSGMPPAIANVDRQTGGDEGRAAGLSSMDSSRRRISGPALNLGNFSRQRSPVVNDSAISNDTMLSNSNVLSRPSGSSRRAAVSSSRDAFVDSESDPHHSRTTEASPGAARRISSAQRTLPVGSSDPRLTSGRNTTRNYESTLRGIETLQLDN, encoded by the exons ATGGAGCATCGCGTAGGGAATAGGTTTCGGCTGGGCCGGAAGATCGGAAGCGGCTCGTTCGGCGAGATCTATCTCG GTACTAATATTCAGACTAACGAAGACGTTGCAATTAAGCTT GAAAACGTCAAGACAAAGCATCCTCAGCTGCTCTACGAATCAAAGTTGTACAGACTCTTGCAGGGAGGAA CTGGAATTCCAAATGTGAGATGGTTTGGAGTGGAAGGAGACTATAATGTTTTGGTGATGGATTTGCTTGGACCTAGTCTTGAAGATCTTTTTAACTTCTGCAGTAGGAAGCTTTCTTTGAAGACAGTTCTTATGCTTGCCGATCAAATG atcaaCCGTGTTGAATTTGTTCATTCTAAATCATTTCTACATCGAGATATCAAGCCTGACAATTTTCTTATGGGCTTGGGGAGGCGTGCAAATCAG GTCTACGTCATTGACTTTGGTCTTGCTAAGAAATATAGAGATAGTTCAACCCATCAGCACATTCCTTACAG AGAAAACAAGAATTTGACTGGAACCGCTAGATATGCAAGCATGAACACTCACCTTGGTATAG AGCAAAGCCGGAGGGATGATTTGGAATCTCTTGGATATGTCCTTATGTACTTCTTAAGAGGAAG TCTTCCTTGGCAGGGACTGAAAGCAGGAACTAAGAAACAGAAGTATGACAAGATCAGTGAAAAGAAAGTTTCTACTTCGATTGAG GCCTTGTGTCGGGGTTATCCAACGGAATTTGCATCATACTTTCACTATTGTCGTTCTCTTCGATTTGATGACAAACCAGATTATGCTTATCTGAAAAGAATATTTCGTGACCTTTTTATCCGTGAag GCTTCCAGTTTGATTATGTGTTTGACTGGACCATTTTGAAGTATCAGCAATCACAGCTAGCCACTCCTCCATCACGTACCATT GCTCCTGGTGCTGGGACTAGTTCTGGAATGCCCCCTGCTATTGCCAATGTTGATAGACAGACAG GTGGGGATGAAGGGCGAGCAGCTGGTTTGTCTTCAATGGATTCTTCACGGCGGAGAATATCAGGACCAGCTTTAAATCTTGGAAATTTTTCAAGGCAGAGAAGTCCAGTTGTTAATGATTCTGCAATATCTAATGATACTATG CTATCAAACTCCAATGTTTTGAGCCGGCCAAGTGGATCATCAAGGCGAGCTGCTGTTTCAAGCAGCCGTGATGCATTTGTTGATAGTGAGTCAGATCCCCATCACTCTCGTACTACTGAGGCAAGCCCTGGCGCAGCACGCAGAATTTCAAGTGCACAAAGAACTTTGCCAGTTGGATCTTCAGACCCCAGGCTTACATCTGGGAGAAATACCACTCGGAACTATGAAAGTACCCTCAGGGGCATTGAGACCCTGCAGTTGGACAATTGA